A genomic region of Papaver somniferum cultivar HN1 chromosome 7, ASM357369v1, whole genome shotgun sequence contains the following coding sequences:
- the LOC113296620 gene encoding uncharacterized protein LOC113296620 → MQSKSVFWDEGNFVGRMVHISSGGDEDGNVPVIVIITATFVSEFLGTLGLATNTAFKVLVNLAISEVNEFRKIKKMRFQKIDLALQDDPSEIVKTIQETTDMLQYDDNKFIHAVG, encoded by the exons ATGCAAAGTAAGTCGGTATTTTGGGATGAAG GTAACTTTGTGGGAAGAATGGTGCATATCAGTAGTGGGGGAGATGAAGATGGAAATGTGCCAGTAATTGTTATAATAACTGCAACGTTCGTAAGCGAGTTTCTAG GTACACTTGGATTGGCCACAAACACTGCGTTCAAGGTATTGGTCAATCTGGCCATATCTGAGGTCAATGAATTCAGAAAAAT AAAGAAAATGAGATTTCAAAAGATCGACCTGGCCCTGCAAGATGATCCATCCGAGATTGTAAAGACTATACAGGAAACGACTGATATGCTGCAGTACGATGATAACAAATTTATCCATGCAGTAGGATAA